One segment of Bradyrhizobium sp. WD16 DNA contains the following:
- a CDS encoding acyl-CoA dehydrogenase family protein, producing the protein MLRKIAARAAGDDRDNRFFYEDLEDLRAARYLVLAVPEEFGGLGLSIPELVAEQARLAYHAPSTALAINMHLYWTGAAAHLWRSGDPSLEWLLREAVAGKIFAAGHGEIGNDLGLASSAVVAEPLGDGGYRFTGRKIFTSLSPVWDWLGLHALDNSDPAHPKIVHAFIRRQDAGHRTEQTWDTLGVRATRSDDTVLEGVVGLAPHVARVLPAGPPSDPFIGAIFGSAIPGISAVYYGLAKRAFDLALESAGRRVSAALGGKTYAHHPYTQRDVAEAAIELDSIWALLDRISREWADGVDHGELWPAKLVAAKQHSVDGARRVVDLATKIAGAGSLYRKNELERLYRDVRSGPFHPPTSDVAYDLIGKSYLGVLGEVQ; encoded by the coding sequence TTGCTGCGGAAGATTGCCGCTCGTGCGGCGGGCGACGACCGCGACAACCGCTTCTTCTACGAGGATCTCGAGGATCTGCGCGCGGCGCGCTATCTGGTGCTGGCCGTGCCCGAGGAGTTCGGCGGCCTCGGCCTGTCGATACCCGAACTCGTCGCCGAGCAGGCCCGGCTCGCCTATCATGCGCCGTCGACGGCGCTCGCCATCAACATGCATCTATACTGGACGGGTGCCGCGGCGCATCTGTGGCGCAGCGGAGATCCCTCGTTGGAGTGGCTGTTGCGCGAAGCGGTCGCCGGCAAGATCTTCGCGGCCGGGCATGGTGAGATCGGCAACGACCTCGGTCTTGCCAGTTCGGCGGTGGTGGCCGAACCGCTCGGCGACGGCGGCTATCGTTTCACCGGCCGCAAGATCTTTACCTCGCTGTCCCCGGTATGGGACTGGCTCGGGCTGCATGCGCTGGACAATTCCGATCCGGCGCATCCGAAGATCGTTCACGCCTTCATCCGCCGCCAGGATGCGGGCCATCGGACGGAGCAGACCTGGGATACGCTCGGCGTGCGGGCGACGCGCAGCGACGACACCGTGCTCGAGGGCGTGGTCGGCCTGGCGCCTCACGTCGCCCGGGTGCTGCCGGCGGGCCCGCCGTCCGATCCCTTCATCGGCGCGATCTTCGGCTCCGCCATTCCGGGCATCAGCGCGGTTTATTACGGGCTCGCCAAGCGGGCGTTCGATCTGGCGCTGGAGAGCGCCGGCCGTCGGGTCTCGGCGGCGCTGGGCGGCAAGACCTACGCCCATCATCCCTATACCCAGCGCGACGTCGCCGAGGCGGCCATCGAGCTCGACAGCATCTGGGCGCTGCTCGACCGCATCTCGCGGGAGTGGGCGGATGGCGTCGACCACGGCGAGCTGTGGCCGGCCAAGCTGGTGGCGGCGAAGCAGCATAGCGTCGACGGCGCGCGGCGCGTGGTCGATCTCGCCACCAAGATCGCCGGGGCCGGATCGCTGTACAGGAAGAACGAGCTGGAGCGGCTCTATCGCGACGTGCGATCCGGACCGTTCCATCCGCCGACCTCGGACGTGGCCTATGACCTGATCGGCAAGTCCTATCTCGGTGTTCTCGGCGAGGTTCAATGA
- a CDS encoding ABC transporter substrate-binding protein, with the protein MSARRLPVLLSMLALLSAPLTSGARAEGRLRIVEQFGTVYLPLHVMRDQKLIEKHGKAAGVDIAVEWIKLSGGAAINDALLSGAVDVGGAGAGPVIVLWDRTRGSSDVKIVAALGEQPNYLITSNPDVKTLKDFTKTDKIALPAVVVSQQSRLLQIAAEKEFGEGKYNALDDITVSLPHPDATTALLSGSGAITAHFSNPPFQEQALQNPKVHKVLSSYDIMGGRITPTLLYATTRFRSENPKTYRALFDALTEASDWIATHKAEAAATYIRVEQSKLDPAFIRSVIDNPDVSFTTTPQGTFKYASFLARIGAIRNKPASWKDYTFEELHGRPGS; encoded by the coding sequence ATGTCCGCCCGGCGCCTGCCCGTTCTGCTCTCGATGCTCGCGCTGCTGTCGGCGCCGCTGACCTCAGGCGCCCGCGCCGAAGGACGGCTGCGGATCGTCGAGCAGTTCGGCACCGTCTATCTGCCGCTGCATGTCATGCGCGACCAGAAGCTGATCGAGAAACACGGCAAGGCGGCGGGCGTCGACATCGCGGTGGAATGGATCAAGCTCAGCGGCGGCGCGGCGATCAATGACGCGCTGCTGTCGGGCGCCGTGGACGTCGGCGGCGCCGGTGCCGGTCCGGTGATCGTGTTGTGGGACCGCACCAGGGGCAGCAGCGACGTCAAGATCGTCGCCGCGCTCGGCGAGCAGCCGAACTACCTGATCACCAGCAACCCCGATGTCAAGACGCTGAAGGACTTCACCAAGACCGACAAGATCGCGCTGCCGGCCGTGGTGGTATCGCAGCAGTCGCGCCTGTTGCAGATCGCCGCCGAGAAGGAATTCGGCGAAGGCAAGTACAACGCGCTCGACGACATCACCGTCAGCCTGCCGCATCCGGACGCAACCACCGCCCTGCTGTCGGGGTCCGGCGCCATTACCGCCCATTTCTCCAACCCGCCATTCCAGGAGCAGGCGCTGCAGAACCCGAAGGTGCACAAGGTGCTCAGCTCCTATGACATCATGGGCGGCCGCATCACCCCGACACTGCTTTACGCCACCACCAGGTTCCGCAGCGAAAATCCCAAGACCTACAGGGCCCTGTTCGACGCATTGACCGAAGCGTCGGACTGGATCGCCACCCACAAGGCCGAAGCGGCCGCGACCTATATCAGGGTGGAGCAGTCCAAGCTCGATCCGGCCTTCATCCGCTCCGTGATCGATAACCCCGACGTGTCCTTCACCACGACGCCTCAGGGCACTTTCAAATATGCGAGCTTCCTCGCCAGGATCGGCGCGATCAGGAACAAGCCGGCGAGCTGGAAGGACTACACGTTCGAAGAACTGCATGGGCGGCCGGGAAGCTGA
- a CDS encoding ABC transporter ATP-binding protein: MRHPVLLEAVRLTLDYDGERGPVRAVDHVGFQVGRGERLVLLGPSGCGKSSILKAIAGFIRPSEGAVLLDGREITAPGPNRIVVFQEFDQLLPWKTVRDNVAFPLKVARGLATKAARQAAEAALAEVGLSHVLDAYPHMLSGGMKQRAAIARALAAEPEILLMDEPFAALDALTRRHLQDDLMRLAEQRRFTLVFVTHAIDEAVLIGTRLHLLSPHPGRTVASFDTAEPDFSRPDSPRFQAAVRDIHGLLFDRVHGAAA, from the coding sequence ATGAGACATCCGGTTCTCCTCGAAGCCGTGCGGCTGACGCTCGATTACGACGGCGAGCGCGGGCCGGTGCGGGCCGTCGACCACGTCGGATTCCAGGTCGGTCGGGGCGAGCGTCTGGTGCTGCTCGGACCGTCCGGCTGCGGCAAGTCGTCGATCCTCAAGGCGATCGCCGGTTTCATCCGGCCGAGCGAGGGCGCGGTGCTGCTCGACGGCCGCGAGATTACCGCGCCGGGGCCCAACCGCATCGTCGTCTTCCAGGAATTCGATCAGTTGCTGCCGTGGAAGACGGTGCGCGACAATGTCGCCTTTCCGCTCAAGGTGGCGCGCGGGCTGGCCACGAAGGCGGCGCGGCAGGCCGCCGAAGCGGCGCTTGCCGAGGTCGGACTGAGCCACGTTCTCGACGCCTATCCACACATGCTCTCCGGGGGCATGAAGCAGCGCGCGGCGATCGCCCGCGCGCTGGCTGCCGAGCCCGAAATCCTGCTGATGGACGAGCCGTTCGCGGCGCTCGACGCCCTCACCCGTCGTCATTTGCAGGATGACCTGATGCGGCTCGCCGAGCAGCGCCGCTTCACCCTCGTCTTCGTCACCCATGCCATCGACGAGGCCGTCCTGATCGGCACGCGGCTGCATCTGCTCAGTCCGCATCCGGGCCGCACCGTCGCCAGTTTCGACACCGCGGAACCGGACTTCAGCCGGCCCGACAGTCCCCGCTTCCAGGCCGCGGTGCGCGATATCCACGGCCTCTTGTTCGACCGGGTGCACGGAGCGGCAGCATGA
- a CDS encoding ABC transporter permease, translating into MTEQVELSRRQAVGLRARPVGARRSAALLRTPLGRRVVVLAALAAIWQAAAILADNPMLLPSFTQTADALWDALAHENLAQSAAASILVLLKGYGLAVAIAAVLVSFATVSPLLREALLTLTAMFNPLPAIALLPLAMLWFGLGENSLIFVLVHSVLWPFALATFTGFQAVPDAHRLVGRNYGLRGARYIAYILVPSALPSVISGLKIGWAFAWRTLIAAELVFGVSASRGGLGWFIFRNRNELFTDKVFAGLVTVIMIGLVVEFGLFRALEAATVRRWGMQR; encoded by the coding sequence ATGACGGAACAAGTCGAACTCTCTCGGCGCCAGGCCGTGGGCCTGCGGGCGCGGCCGGTCGGCGCGCGGCGCAGCGCAGCGTTGCTGAGAACCCCGCTCGGCCGCCGCGTCGTCGTGCTGGCGGCGCTTGCGGCGATCTGGCAGGCCGCCGCCATTCTCGCCGACAATCCGATGCTGCTGCCGAGCTTCACCCAGACGGCGGACGCGCTGTGGGACGCGCTCGCCCATGAGAATCTCGCCCAATCGGCTGCGGCCTCCATCCTGGTCCTGCTCAAGGGCTATGGTCTTGCCGTGGCGATCGCCGCCGTGCTGGTCTCGTTCGCCACCGTCAGTCCGCTGCTGCGCGAGGCGCTGCTGACGCTGACCGCCATGTTCAATCCGCTGCCGGCCATCGCGCTGTTGCCGCTGGCGATGCTGTGGTTCGGCCTCGGCGAGAACAGCCTGATCTTCGTCCTGGTGCATTCGGTGCTGTGGCCCTTCGCCCTTGCCACATTCACCGGCTTCCAGGCCGTGCCCGACGCTCACCGCCTGGTCGGGCGCAATTACGGCCTGCGCGGAGCGCGCTACATCGCCTACATCCTGGTGCCCTCGGCTCTGCCCTCGGTGATCTCGGGGCTGAAGATCGGATGGGCGTTCGCCTGGCGCACGCTCATCGCCGCCGAACTGGTGTTCGGGGTCAGCGCCAGCCGCGGCGGCCTCGGCTGGTTCATCTTCCGCAACCGCAACGAACTGTTCACCGACAAGGTGTTCGCCGGCCTCGTCACCGTGATCATGATCGGGCTTGTGGTCGAGTTCGGCCTGTTCCGCGCCCTCGAGGCGGCGACAGTGCGGCGCTGGGGCATGCAGCGGTAG